In Papaver somniferum cultivar HN1 chromosome 1, ASM357369v1, whole genome shotgun sequence, a genomic segment contains:
- the LOC113275856 gene encoding uncharacterized protein LOC113275856: MDVKNAFLHGDLQEEVYMRPPPGMSYSPNQVCRLRKPLYGLKQAPRAWFEKFSNAVIRFGFTQSAYDSAMFTRSTTRGMVILLLYVDDMVITGDDMKGIDALKTHLSSCFEMKDLGSLRYFLGLEVDHSSDDCFISQVKYASDILQRAGLTDNKTASTPLELNNKLSPSDVKLLSNPTLYRQLVGSLNYLTITRPDISHAVHIVSQFMAAPRSTHYAAVLRILRYIKGTLYQGVTFSSTSDLCLRAYSDSDWAGDITDRRSTTGYCIFFGSSLISWRSKKQNVVSRSSAEEYRALAHSTSEIVWLRWLLEDMGVTLSEPTPLYCDNKAAIHIAHNDVFHESTKHIEIDCHFVRHQYKKQIINLSFVSSELQPADLFTKALSSARLKLLISKLNMCSILC; encoded by the coding sequence ATGGAtgtgaaaaatgcctttcttcatggagatcttcaagaagaagtgtatatgCGACCTCCACCTGGAATGTCTTACTCACCTAATCAAGTATGTAGACTCCGTAAACCTCtctatggactcaaacaagcacctcgtgcttggtttgaaaaGTTTTCCAATGCTGTTATACGATTTGGGTTCACTCAAAGTGCATATGATTCAGCCATGTTTACGCGTTCAACAACAAGGGGTATGGTTATTCTACTTCTCTACGTAGATGATATGGTTATTACAGGTGATGACATGAAAGGCATTGATGCTCTTAAAACACATCTTAGTTCATGTTTTGAAATGAAGGATCTAGGCTCCTTACGTTACTTTCTTGGTTTGGAAGTTGATCACTCATCTGATGATTGTTTCATCTCTCAAGTAAAATATGCATCAGACATTCTTCAACGTGCAGGATTAACGGATAATAAAACTGCATCCACACCTCTTGAATTGAACAACAAGCTTAGTCCTTCTGATGTAAAACTTCTTTCTAATCCTACCTTGTACCGTCAGCTTGTGGGAAGTCTAAACTACTTAACTATTACTCGACCAGACATCAGTCATGCAGTGCATATAGTTAGTCAGTTCATGGCAGCTCCGCGATCCACTCACTATGCAGCTGTACTCAGAATCTTACGTTATATCAAAGGGACATTGTATCAAGGAGTTACGTTTTCATCCACTTCTGATCTCTGCCTTCGTGCATATtcagattcagattgggcaggagATATTACAGACAGACGCTCAACTACAGGCTATTGCATATTTTTCGGCAGTTCATTAATATCTTGGCGCAGCAAGAAGCAAAACGTAGTTTCCCGCTCTAGTGCTGAAGAGTATAGAGCTCTTGCACACTCAACCTCAGAAATTGTTTGGCTGCGATGGCTTCTAGAAGATATGGGAGTTACTCTGTCAGAACCAACCCCATTGTACTGTGACAACAAGGCTGCTATTCACATTGCTCATAATGATGTTTTCCATGAAAGTACAAAACACATTGAAATTGACTGTCATTTTGTACGTCATCAGTACAAGAAACAGATCATCAACTTATCCTTTGTTTCTTCTGAGCTGCAACCTGCTGATCTTTTTACTAAGGCGCTGTCTTCTGCACGCCTTAAGCTCttaatttccaaactcaacatgtgCTCTATCCTATGTTGA